The DNA segment CAACCCGGTCACCGGGCTGTAATTGGTACTGCTCTGCTGGTGGCAAGCCCCTGCTGCCCAGCGCCTGGGCAAAAATCCCCATTTTGGCCGTATCCGGGTCCACTTCCGGATACTCTTCCGGTATCCCCGAGCGTATCAGCGCCTCCCGCGCAGTAGTGCCGCGCTTGACCAGCAAACGCATCAAGCGCTGCTCGTGGGGCAAAGCGTAAACTACTTCCACTGAAATCGTATTGTCTTCTGTCATCGCGGTTTTCCGTATATCTCTTCAGCGCGCTCACACATCACCGCAACCATCTGGTTGGCCAGATCGCTGAACAGCTTGCCCGCAGCTGCGGCAACCAGGCGGCTTTTCAGGGAAAATACCAGGGAAAAGGTCACCTTGCAGGCGCTTTCAGCCAGCGGGTCAAACTGCCACTGCCCGGTGAACTGCTCAAAGGGGCCATTCACCAGATTCAGGGTCATGCTGTATGGTCTCTGCAACCGGTTGCGTGTGACAAAACTCTGGCGAATGCCCGCGCGGGACAGCTCCAGTCGCGCTTCCAGGGTCTCTTCGTCGCGGTACAAAATCTCCGCCCCGCGACACCCCGGTAAAAACTGCGGGTAACTGGCCACATCATTGACCAGGTCAAACATTTGCTCTGTGCTGTACATCACCAGCGCGCTGCGTTCTATTTCAGTCATTCCTGCTATCCAAGCCAGTCTGCCAGGCGAAATTGTCCGTGATTGCCATTCGCCGGCTAATTTTGCCAGCCGGCGCTACTCAAGCAAGGCAATTCCTGTAACAATCGCATTTTTGCCGGCTGGCCACACTCGGCACCAGCCGGGATAACAACGAGACAAGCCGTATCGGGTAAAGAATAATAGTGAGAGTACTATGACCGCAGTAAGAGAGCATTTTGGGTCAAGGCTGGGTTTTATCCTGGCCGCCGCGGGATCCGCAGTGGGTATTGGCAACCTGGTGGCCTTCCCGGTAGCCGCCACCAAAAGCGGGGGCGGTGCCTTCCTGCTGGTCTACGCACTCTTCGTCTTCCTGATCTGCCTGCCGGTCATGATGGCGGAGCTGGCGATGGGGCGACGCTCCGATAAAGACCCGGTTGGCGCCTATCGCCAACTTTCCAGCGGCTCCCACCTCTGGCGCATACCCGGATGGCTGGCTTTGGCCACACCCTTTATGATCGCGGTGTTTTACCTGGTGGTCACCGTGTGGGTACTGGGATACTTGATTGAAACCGTAACCGGTAACCTGGACAAACTCGCAGCCCCGGATTTCTTTATCCAGTTTATCAATACCCCGCAGATATTCATCTACCTGGTGGCCCTGATGCTGTTGATCAACGCCATTCTCGCCATGGGCGTCAAGGACGGGATAGAACGCGCTGCGAAAACACTGATGCCGATGTTGTTCGTCATGCTGCTGGGGTTGGTGATTTTCGTCCTGACTCTGGAGAACGCCTCTCTCGGCTTGAAGTACTACCTCATCCCGGACTTCAGCAAACTCGACGGCAATGTGGTCAGTAAAGCCATGGCCCAGGCTTTCTTCTCCCTTTCTCTGGGCATGGGCATTATGATCACCTACGGCTCCTACATGAAGCGGCAGGACTCCATCCCCGGCTCCTCCCGCGCGGTGGCCATCACCGACACCCTGGTGGCCTTTACCGCGGGTCTGCTGATACTACCGAGTATCTTTCACTTTAATCCACAGATTGACCCCACCGAGCTGAGTGAATCCTCCGCGGGTATGATCTTCCAGTTCCTGCCCAGGATCTTCCTCGCCCTGCAAGATGGCATCGGCTATGTTGGCGCAAGCGTGGTTGCAACAACCTTCTTCTTCCTGGTGCTGGTTGCGGCGATCACCTCGCTGGTTTCCATCATCGAAGTGCCCATCGCCACCCTGCGTGACGAGCGGCGCATGGAGCGCAAAAAAGCCATCTACCTGATTGCCGGGGTGCAGTTTCTACTGGCAATTGCTTGCGCGGTATCCTTTGGCATGGTCAACTGGATCACTGATTTTGTGCAGCTGGCCGGCGCCAGCAAGTCCTTCTTCGATTTGGTTGAGATCATCTTCTACGACACCATCCTGCCCCTCAATGGCCTGCTGGTCTGCCTGTTTGTGATCTATAAGTGGAAGAAGGCAAATTTTGATAAAGAGCTGCAGGAGGGTGATGAAAAGTTTGCCGGCTCCTTTTCACAGAAATACGTCAACTTCTCCCTGGGCACCTTTATTCCATTGATACTATTGCTGATTTTTATCAACACCGTGGCCCTGAAGTTTTTTGGACACAGTTTTATCTAGTCATTCGAAGTTTTCATGACCAAAAAAAAGAAAGCGCAAAAACCCAATACCATCGCCCTGAACAAGAAGGCCCGCCACGACTACTTTATTGAAGCGAAGTTTGAGGCGGGTGTGGAAATGCAGGGGTGGGAGGTGAAGAGCTGTCGCGAGGGCAAGGCCCAGCTGACCGACAGCTATGTCATTTTCAAAAATGGCGAGGCCTGGCTGCTGGGTGCGCGCATACAACCGCTGCCCAGTGCATCCACCCATTTTGTCACTGAGCCCGACCGCACCCGACGCCTGCTGCTCACCAAGCGCGAACTGTCTCGACTGATCACCGCAGTGGAGCAAAAAGGGCACACAGTGGTGGCCACTGCGCTGTATTGGAAAAGGCACTTGATCAAATGTGAAATTGCTCTGGCGAAAGGCAAAGCGATGCACGACAAGCGCGAAACCGAGAAAAAGCGCGACTGGAACCGCGAGAAACAGCGCCTGATGCGCGCAGAGCACAAGTAGTGTGCCGCACCAATAACCCGGTATCCAAATAGGCTGCCAGGGAACACCAGAAGAATAATGACAGGATTTACCATGAGTGCACCGCGAGGACAATTCAGTACCAATATTGGCTTTTTGATGGCCGCGGCGGGGTCCGCCGTGGGCCTCGGCAATATCTGGGGCTTCCCCACCAAAGCCGCCGGCAATGGCGGTGCCGCCTTTGTGGTGGTCTATCTGTTTCTGGCCTTTGCGCTCGCCTATCCGGCCCTGATGGCCGAACTCACCATAGGCCGCTACGCGCGCCGCAATATGGTGCAGGCTCTGCGCATCATCTCCAATGGGCCGGTCAGCCGTTTCTTCGGCGGCCTCACCGGCTTCGGCGGTATTCTGGTGGCCTCGCTGATCCTCAGCTTTTACGCCATCGTAGCGGGCTGGATGGTGGCCCACCTGGCCGAACCGTTCGCTGCACTGTTCGGCGCACAGGATGCCGCACAGTGGCTGACAGACAACAGCACCGAGCGCAATCTGCTCTTCACCGCCATTTTCAGCGGCCTCACCATGCTGATTATCGCCAGCGGTGTCGAAAAGGGGATCGAGCGCTGGTCCACCCTGCTGATGCCCTCACTGATCATTCTGTTGCTGCTGCTGATAGGGTATGTGCTCACCCAGCCCGGCGCCCTTTCCGGCCTCGAGGTATACCTGATGCCGGACTTCAGTCATTTCACCCCCAAACTGCTGATCTCCGCTTTGGGCCAGGCCTTCTTTTCCCTGTCTTTGGGGGTGGGCACCATGCTGATCTACGGCTCCTACCTGAGCCAGCAGGAGAGCCTGCCTCGCCTGGGGGCACTGGTGACGCTGATCGATGTGGGTATCGCCTTTACTGCCGGCCTGCTGATTTTGCCGGCCATGTATGTCGCCCAGGAAGCCGGCTCACAGATTTTCTCTGCCAGCGGAGAGCTGATCGCCGGGCCCGACCTCATTTTGCAAGTGCTGCCGGCCCTGTTCGACACCATGGGCAAAGCCGGTATCGTAGTGGCCATCACTTTTTTTGCCCTGATGGTCATCGCTTCCCTGACCTCCTCGATTTCCATGCTGGAGGTACCGGTGGCGTTTTCCATTGAGAATCTGGGAGTTCCGCGACGTATCGCCACGCCCGCGGTGGGTCTGATCATCTTCGGCATCAGCACGGTCATCATCACCCACTTCGATACCCTGTTTGGACTGGCGGTCAGCATCAGTACCGAGTACGGGCAACCGCTGCTCGGCATCGCCCTGTGTCTCTTTGCCGGCTGGGTCTGGCGCCGCGACCAGTTACTCGCCGAGTTGAAGAAGGGTCACCCCAACATTGAACAGACCCTGTTCTGGCGGATCTGGCCCTGGTATGTGCGCATCGTCTGCCCACTACTTATTATGACCGCGTTTGTGCATTCGGTCATTTAAAACCTATCAGCTCTCAGCTTCGGAGCCTCCTCCCACTGGCTTCGCCAGTTTAGACAGCGACCGGCCTGTCCAGCGGTCCGATCCGGTGTATTGTCGGGCTGCCAATTGCGGTATACTGACACGACACGAGAGTGTTTCTGATCGGGGATGACTTGGATTCGACGCCGGTGACGAAACCTTGGGTGCATGCCGTGATGGCAGCCAATCACGTTAATCCAAAGCTGTACTTTACTAGTTGCCAACGACGACAACTACGCTCTAGCGGCTTAAGCCCGCTAGCAGTCTGCTGCAAGGTTCCAGTATCGCGCTGCAGGCTGTAATACAGAACTGGATCGCCGTGAACCGCGCCTGTCGGGGATCGGTTAAACACTACACAGGCTCGCCTTCTACGTCCTGACCGCCGGGCTGTAGCGGGCTAAATCAATAGACGGAGCTAAGCATGTAGAGCCTCTGGCAGAGTGCTGACGGACGCGGGTTCGACTCCCGCCATCTCCACCAAATCGCTGTCTCAGACAGCCCACAAAAGCCCCGAAAGCGTTGAGTTTCCGGGGCTTTTGCTTATCAGACCAATCCCAGTTAATCTAAGCTAACCCGTCCGCATACAACCTCAGATGGACGGGTTGGTAGCAACTCCACCGTCCAACCCGTCCAAAATCCACGGAAGGTGAGCTATGCCGCTGTCTGATACCAAAATCCGCACCCTCAAGCCCCGCGAGAAGAAGTACATCGAGTCCGATGAGAAAGGGCTGACTATTGAAGTGATTCCGGCCGGGGCCAAGCGCTGAGTTTTACGTTTCCGCCTGCATGGCAAACGCACGGAAATGGCACTCGGGGTTTACCCCGGTGTGAGCCTTAAACGCGTCCGTAAACTCCGTGATAAAGCTAGGCAGCATGTAGCTGAAGGCGTTGACCCTCGCGATATAAAACACGCCCGCAAAGAATTCGCTTTGAAAGCCAACCGCAATAGCTTCGCTGCGGTTAGTGATGAGTGGTTTGTCGCCAACATGGCCCACCTTTCCAGCTCCTCAAAGAACCGCGCCAATCTTGCGTTAGAACGTGACCTAAAACCTTTTCTGGGCAAGCGTCCCATCTCCGAAATAAGCCCGCCTGAAGTACTGCGTTGCCTGCGTCGTATTGAGAGTCGGAAAACCCTGGAGACTGCCCACCGGGTAAAGCGAGTAGCCAGCCAGGTATTTCGTTTTGCGGTGGCCACCGGAAGGGCCGACCGCGACCCTACCACAGACCTGACCGGCGCGCTCACCCCCACCAAGAAAAAGCACTTGGCAGCTATTACTGACCCTACTGAGGTTGGGCGCCTGCTAACCGCCATAGACGAATACCAAGGCGCTCCAGTAGTAAGAGCGGCCCTAAAATTGTCCCCTCTACTGTTCTGCCGCCCTGGAGTACTGCGTAAACTGGAGTGGACGGAAATCAAGTGGGAGGCGCAACGAATTGAGCTACCGAGTGAAAAAATGAAAATGGGACAACCACACATTTTCCCTCTATGAGTGGTGCGACCACGAACTTAAAACAATGGGTTACACTTAACTGAGCCGAAATTGGGGGTGATCTCAATTCAGTATCTGGTGACTCTGTGACGCCAGCGACCAATTAAGATGTTGCCGCGAATTTCGCCAACAATATGCGCTGGAGCACCAGCGAGGGCTTAACTGAAGCTACAGCAAGGGACCCAAAGTATTGAGAAAAATTAAGGTGATCCCGTGGTGGACGGTTCTGTTGCAAAGATTGTACTCTCCCTGCTTCTCTAGTAAAAAGACACCCTATTTTCCTAACCTTGACTTTGAGGGGTTTGTGCGTGTATCTGCGCCCTAAGACGAGGATGGAATTTTATATATAGAGATGCTGCGCGCCTGCGAATAAGGTATAACTTCCGCTATCAATAACAATCACCAACTCTGATATCCGTACACTGAAAGCAGTAATGGAATTACAATACGACGACGAAACCGCCCGCCCCACGCATGAGCAGCTCGATAATTACTCCAATCTATGCAAGCGCGGCCTGTACCTGGATGCCCTCGACACCGCCGAGCGGGACTTCGGTCCCCTGCACAATTGGCAGCACAGCGAATTGCGCATTATCGCCGTCAAGGCACTGAGCAACCTGGGGTTGCGGCGCAGCGCAGATGCCATCATTTTCCGCAGCTGGCGAAGAAACCGCCGGGAGCCGAAGATTCTCCCCTATTACCTGCAGGCAACCCTCGCGCGCAGGGGGCCGCTCGCGGCCTGGGAAGCATACCGGCAACTGGAGCAAGCGGGTTTCCCGGAAGACGCTGACCGCGCCTTTCTCCAGTGTATAGAGGCGGAGCTCCTGTCCAGATACCGGGATTTTGCTAGCGCCGACCGGTGCCTGCGGGAAGCCGAGGCACTGGACAACAGCAACTGGGTCAGGCTGCGCCGCGCCCACCTACTGCTGGACTCCGACCAACACCAACAGGCGCTGGAATTCTCCGAACAACTCCACCACGAAGATCCCGATTACCTGGCGGCAGTCCACTGTTACGCCGGCATCTTGCAGTGCAACGACCAACCCCGGCGCGCGCTGGCGCTGCTGCAGCCCTACTGGGAAAAAAGCCAGTCCCTGCCGCTGGGCCGCCAGTTGTGCCAGCTGGCAATCGAGCTGCGGCAGTCTGATACAGCGCTCAACTGCCTGGAGAAAATGGAGCGGCTGATGGTGCGAGGATGCCCAAAGCACCTGCGCCGCGAACAGGACAACCTCTGGGCCGACTACCACTGTACACGTGGCGATTACGACGCCGCCCTGCCCTACCTGGAGCAGAAAAGCTTCTACCACCAGCGGATATCCGAATCCATCCGCAAGCGCGGCGACAAGAGCGAGCGCAGGATACTGGAACTGCCCTATATCCAGCAGCGCCATATGACCTGCGCGCCCGCCAGCATGGCCGCGGTGCAGCGCTTCTGGGGCCAGGCCGCGGACCAGGACGAAATCGCCGAAGCCATCTGCTACAACGGCACTTCCAATTACGACGAGCGCGCCTGGCTGGAAAAACAGGGCTGGCGGACCATCGAGTTCGATCTCAATTTCCCGCAGCTCAAGCAGTTGATCGACCGGGAGATCCCCGTGCTGCTCAGCACCGTCGAACCCGGCAGCGCACACCTGCAGGTAATCGCCGGCTACGACCGCGCCACCGGCACCTACCTGTTGCGGGACCCCTCACACCCGCGCCTGCAGGAGATCCTGATCGAAGAGAGCGAGCGCTACTACGCCGCCAGCGGACCCCGCTGTACGGCCGCAGTGCCCGCTAAAGAGGCTCAACGGCTCGAGGGGCTGCAGCTGCGCTCGGCACCCCTTTACGACGATAGCTTCCAGCTGCAACGGCAACTGAAAAAGCACGACCACGCTGCCGCTTGTGCCATCGCCGATAAAATGCAGACGCGGGATGCACGGCACCGCCTCACCCTGCGCGCACAATTAGACCTCGCCTACTATGTCCAGGACGACGGCAGAATCCTGCAGCTTACTGAACAGTTGCTGGAGCAGTTTCCCGACGACATCAACCTGCAACTGGCAAAGATTCAGACCCTGTCGCGCCTGGATGCGGCGACGGAATCCCTGAATTACATGGAAGCGCTGGAAAAAAACAGCGAGGCCCACTTCCTGATACGCAGCCACCTGGCCGACAGCCTGCGTTTCGATCACCGCAACGACGAACGGGTGGAAAAGCTCCTGTCAAACCTGCTGCGACGGAACCCACTGCACCCGCAGACACTCTATGCGCGCGCCGGCCATTTGTGGGACAGGGGAGAATACGAAAGCGCCTGTACCCTCTACCGCTTCGTCACCTGCCTGGAAGAAACCTGGGAGGGCTACGCCGACAGTTATTTCAAGGCGGAACGCTTCCTGCGGCGCACGGATACGGCGTTGGAATTCCTGCGCGACCGCTTCCGGCGATTTGGCAAAAAGTCCTCCGGCCCCGCCATTTCCCTGTTCCATGCCCTGGACGCACTGAACCGCGCCGAAGAGGGACTGGAGATTTTGCACACCGGCATAGAGCTGCGCTCGCAAGATGGTGATCTGATGTTGTTCACCGCGCGCCGCCTGCTTTATCTCAACCGTGCAGCCGAGGCGGAAGCGTTGGCAGGCAAAGCGAAACCTTTCGCCAACAAGAGCCACCACCTGGCCCTGGTGGCGGAGATCCACGCAGACCGGCAACGGCGGGATAAGGCCATCGCCCTGTGGCAACAGGTACTGCAGACGGAGCCGCTTAACTACGACGCCTGCAACACTATAGTGCGGCTCTATACGGAGCAGGACCAATACAACCAAGCCATCGATTTTCTCGACAGGAAAATCGAAACCTATCCCGGCAACTACCGCTTACAGCGCATGCGTCTCACCTGGCTGGCGGATGACGAAGTGGAGCGGATCGAAGACTGCTGCCGGCAGTTGATCGACAGTCACCCGGACGACAACTGGGCCTACGTGCGCCTGGCCCACCTTTGTACCCAGCGCGCCCGCCTGGACGAAGCCCTGGAATACGCCCGCGAAGCCACTCGCATATCCCGCACCGATACCGATGCCTGGGTCCAACTCGGCCAGGTATACCAGCTGCGACAACAGAGTGACGCTGCCACCGGTGCCTTCAAACAGGCCATCGGTCACTCCTGCGACTGCACCTCCGCCTTCGCGCCGCTGCTGCAAAGCGCCCACGGTCTGGAGGAAAAAAGAGAACTGCTGGCCTTTATTTACGGCGAGCTTATGCGGCAGGTCAGCTACGGTGACGGCGTCCTCGCGTACCAGGACATTGCCCGGGAATGGCTGCCCGTCGACGAGCTGCTGAAATTCCTGCACCTGGCCCTGCAACAACGGCCGGACCTGTGGCAGTGCTGGCTGGCACTGGCCAACGGCTATCGCCAGCAGGGCAACCTGGTGCAGGCCCAAGCGACGCTGCTAACCGCGATTAAACGCTTCCCCTTGCTGCCGCGCCTGCACCTGGAACTGGCCGAAGTCCAGCGCCTGCGCGGCGACCTGCCTGCCGCCGAAGCGCGTCTGTGCCAGGCGCTGGAACTCAACCCGGATTGGGCGGACCTGCACAACAACCTGGCGGAGCTGCTCGAATATCAAGGCAAATACTCACAGGCCATGGAAACCCTCGAAGCAGCCATTCAACGCCTCCCCCGCGACCCAGTGCCGCGCGGCTACCTGGCCGACCTGCTGTGGCGTCGCGGCGAGCGGCAGCGGGCCGTGGATGAAATCGGCAAATGCATAGAGCTATCTCCCTTCTACGGCTGGGCCTGGCGTAAGTTTTTCCAGTGGTCACGGGAACTGGGAGACGTGCAGGTGCCCGGCCGCCGTATGGCCGAGGCGCGGCGGAATTTCCCCAACAGCGCCATGTTGGTCGGGATAGATGCTGAGTTTCGGGAAGACCCGCGCGAGAGAGCGCAGCTACTGGCCGCCTTTGCCGATAACCAGCCCCATACGATCGAAATTGTCGAGCGGTATATCGAGGCCCTGGCGGAATGCGGCGAGTTTGAACGCGCCTGTACATTATGTGGCGCCGACTACTGGAGGGGCAAAATCCCCCTCGAAATCCGTACCAGCCGCGCCCTGCTGGCACGCCAGCAAGGCAA comes from the Microbulbifer sp. MI-G genome and includes:
- a CDS encoding sodium-dependent transporter — its product is MSAPRGQFSTNIGFLMAAAGSAVGLGNIWGFPTKAAGNGGAAFVVVYLFLAFALAYPALMAELTIGRYARRNMVQALRIISNGPVSRFFGGLTGFGGILVASLILSFYAIVAGWMVAHLAEPFAALFGAQDAAQWLTDNSTERNLLFTAIFSGLTMLIIASGVEKGIERWSTLLMPSLIILLLLLIGYVLTQPGALSGLEVYLMPDFSHFTPKLLISALGQAFFSLSLGVGTMLIYGSYLSQQESLPRLGALVTLIDVGIAFTAGLLILPAMYVAQEAGSQIFSASGELIAGPDLILQVLPALFDTMGKAGIVVAITFFALMVIASLTSSISMLEVPVAFSIENLGVPRRIATPAVGLIIFGISTVIITHFDTLFGLAVSISTEYGQPLLGIALCLFAGWVWRRDQLLAELKKGHPNIEQTLFWRIWPWYVRIVCPLLIMTAFVHSVI
- a CDS encoding sodium-dependent transporter yields the protein MTAVREHFGSRLGFILAAAGSAVGIGNLVAFPVAATKSGGGAFLLVYALFVFLICLPVMMAELAMGRRSDKDPVGAYRQLSSGSHLWRIPGWLALATPFMIAVFYLVVTVWVLGYLIETVTGNLDKLAAPDFFIQFINTPQIFIYLVALMLLINAILAMGVKDGIERAAKTLMPMLFVMLLGLVIFVLTLENASLGLKYYLIPDFSKLDGNVVSKAMAQAFFSLSLGMGIMITYGSYMKRQDSIPGSSRAVAITDTLVAFTAGLLILPSIFHFNPQIDPTELSESSAGMIFQFLPRIFLALQDGIGYVGASVVATTFFFLVLVAAITSLVSIIEVPIATLRDERRMERKKAIYLIAGVQFLLAIACAVSFGMVNWITDFVQLAGASKSFFDLVEIIFYDTILPLNGLLVCLFVIYKWKKANFDKELQEGDEKFAGSFSQKYVNFSLGTFIPLILLLIFINTVALKFFGHSFI
- a CDS encoding RnfH family protein — its product is MTEDNTISVEVVYALPHEQRLMRLLVKRGTTAREALIRSGIPEEYPEVDPDTAKMGIFAQALGSRGLPPAEQYQLQPGDRVEVYRPLIADPKEARKQRAEKARRLAGKSGEP
- the smpB gene encoding SsrA-binding protein SmpB, with product MTKKKKAQKPNTIALNKKARHDYFIEAKFEAGVEMQGWEVKSCREGKAQLTDSYVIFKNGEAWLLGARIQPLPSASTHFVTEPDRTRRLLLTKRELSRLITAVEQKGHTVVATALYWKRHLIKCEIALAKGKAMHDKRETEKKRDWNREKQRLMRAEHK
- a CDS encoding type II toxin-antitoxin system RatA family toxin translates to MTEIERSALVMYSTEQMFDLVNDVASYPQFLPGCRGAEILYRDEETLEARLELSRAGIRQSFVTRNRLQRPYSMTLNLVNGPFEQFTGQWQFDPLAESACKVTFSLVFSLKSRLVAAAAGKLFSDLANQMVAVMCERAEEIYGKPR
- a CDS encoding tyrosine-type recombinase/integrase — protein: MKANRNSFAAVSDEWFVANMAHLSSSSKNRANLALERDLKPFLGKRPISEISPPEVLRCLRRIESRKTLETAHRVKRVASQVFRFAVATGRADRDPTTDLTGALTPTKKKHLAAITDPTEVGRLLTAIDEYQGAPVVRAALKLSPLLFCRPGVLRKLEWTEIKWEAQRIELPSEKMKMGQPHIFPL
- a CDS encoding tetratricopeptide repeat protein, producing the protein MELQYDDETARPTHEQLDNYSNLCKRGLYLDALDTAERDFGPLHNWQHSELRIIAVKALSNLGLRRSADAIIFRSWRRNRREPKILPYYLQATLARRGPLAAWEAYRQLEQAGFPEDADRAFLQCIEAELLSRYRDFASADRCLREAEALDNSNWVRLRRAHLLLDSDQHQQALEFSEQLHHEDPDYLAAVHCYAGILQCNDQPRRALALLQPYWEKSQSLPLGRQLCQLAIELRQSDTALNCLEKMERLMVRGCPKHLRREQDNLWADYHCTRGDYDAALPYLEQKSFYHQRISESIRKRGDKSERRILELPYIQQRHMTCAPASMAAVQRFWGQAADQDEIAEAICYNGTSNYDERAWLEKQGWRTIEFDLNFPQLKQLIDREIPVLLSTVEPGSAHLQVIAGYDRATGTYLLRDPSHPRLQEILIEESERYYAASGPRCTAAVPAKEAQRLEGLQLRSAPLYDDSFQLQRQLKKHDHAAACAIADKMQTRDARHRLTLRAQLDLAYYVQDDGRILQLTEQLLEQFPDDINLQLAKIQTLSRLDAATESLNYMEALEKNSEAHFLIRSHLADSLRFDHRNDERVEKLLSNLLRRNPLHPQTLYARAGHLWDRGEYESACTLYRFVTCLEETWEGYADSYFKAERFLRRTDTALEFLRDRFRRFGKKSSGPAISLFHALDALNRAEEGLEILHTGIELRSQDGDLMLFTARRLLYLNRAAEAEALAGKAKPFANKSHHLALVAEIHADRQRRDKAIALWQQVLQTEPLNYDACNTIVRLYTEQDQYNQAIDFLDRKIETYPGNYRLQRMRLTWLADDEVERIEDCCRQLIDSHPDDNWAYVRLAHLCTQRARLDEALEYAREATRISRTDTDAWVQLGQVYQLRQQSDAATGAFKQAIGHSCDCTSAFAPLLQSAHGLEEKRELLAFIYGELMRQVSYGDGVLAYQDIAREWLPVDELLKFLHLALQQRPDLWQCWLALANGYRQQGNLVQAQATLLTAIKRFPLLPRLHLELAEVQRLRGDLPAAEARLCQALELNPDWADLHNNLAELLEYQGKYSQAMETLEAAIQRLPRDPVPRGYLADLLWRRGERQRAVDEIGKCIELSPFYGWAWRKFFQWSRELGDVQVPGRRMAEARRNFPNSAMLVGIDAEFREDPRERAQLLAAFADNQPHTIEIVERYIEALAECGEFERACTLCGADYWRGKIPLEIRTSRALLARQQGKRGQALKEIREVTAAAPYHYEGWRLLANWALEWGEKDSAREALQQCRALHPNDASVLTFVAEGLQKLEAGEKEILPLLERAFEAEPSNQYNGLTYLDLLIESRDWPRAREVVDLIKQHGEDAFVLTRELQICAAEERESDALLALWERLLQHRDSNDWVIRTGWQVLVGGKLKQAAAERIEALRAQDKTLHPYAGYRFAKYQLLQFGKRRFERQFRKLTQADAFTQRSLECYLDQLLRRDEKPSGSFVDRLESLIAGNPVNWGTYGMLLFRQGQWYRAKNWFSNWRQQAELQAWILYFASLSFRQSGDYGTGREIMAEAYQLPDDNLRGDIICIHTIDRMLEGDLEAAELLEHAPLGDLDGFSSYALALSQVLSELGDGNFVDCYSEVSPKLRGAQHYFQQTGNAEIAKQWKRRLRARLKDGLQQTGLKKLFWLWRLSNHL